A DNA window from Oligoflexus sp. contains the following coding sequences:
- a CDS encoding DUF5060 domain-containing protein — protein AEPGLILDDFESGLPWEVKEWGDGGTLSADTQHVSHGKKSLRLQFEKAGGEPHPRGIVLRRSLLGKASDYQDFTFDIFVETTAPLRLHAGIDADRTYERTSIVLQPGWNRNIQLPLLDGSFTAWDSEQGHIPLKPDMAIGSLILSFHRELNEPGSIYLDHIRAQSRPELNFKKAKGHPPLQPILRFQKIIRPDGVAQVYRPWEWTVDMNAAVLDPYDPNELDLKATFTSPRGRTMEIPGFLYAGTVTGVEPVRDAVWKIRFTPTEPGEWSYRVSVKNRGQFVQSEIFSFRAETGRDDGFIRVDPKSPQYFSFDSGRFYYPIGQNVAWLPFQDYDRYFERMATHGENWARIWMTNWSFGIEWKPMGQFQGLGAYNLERAQKLDELLEKADTHDLYLQLVFDFHGAYSSKVNPEWSNNPYNVINGGFLASPDEFFTNPEAKVVYKKRLRYIIARWAASPRVMAWEFFNEVSFTDNFNERNVNAWHLEMASYVKQLDPYQHLTTTSYGGDAMGDVYQLPVIDFSQYHIYAQNVVKQLPRINTKLSQYKKPYFIGEFGSDAANGGDDQDKTGVFLHAGLWSQFMQPASGNAMPWWWDSHIEPNNLYYHFAGLARFAQGVDRRQHPFVPFAQKLRMTVGDQTYDFDLIGLQSPDLSMFWLCDSLGMNPKGRPEQLAYQDVKIALPDFKDQLYDLEFWDTYQGKVIDTAKLEPDGGRLAFELPRFSNDIAFKIRPRQTLARLIRSNKNQ, from the coding sequence GCGGAGCCCGGGTTGATTCTTGATGATTTTGAAAGCGGCCTGCCATGGGAGGTCAAGGAATGGGGGGATGGCGGCACTCTCAGCGCCGATACGCAGCATGTTTCGCACGGAAAGAAGTCGTTGCGCCTGCAGTTTGAAAAAGCCGGGGGGGAGCCTCATCCGCGAGGCATCGTTCTGCGTCGCTCCCTTCTGGGAAAGGCCAGCGACTATCAGGATTTTACCTTCGATATTTTTGTGGAGACCACAGCGCCGCTGCGCCTTCACGCAGGAATTGATGCCGACCGCACTTATGAACGCACGTCCATCGTCCTGCAGCCTGGCTGGAATCGCAATATCCAGCTGCCGCTTCTGGACGGGAGTTTTACGGCCTGGGATTCTGAACAGGGCCACATTCCCTTAAAGCCTGACATGGCGATCGGCTCTTTGATTCTGAGCTTTCATCGGGAGCTGAATGAACCCGGCAGTATTTATCTCGACCACATCAGGGCCCAGTCAAGACCTGAACTGAATTTTAAAAAGGCCAAAGGCCATCCACCCCTTCAGCCCATCCTTCGCTTTCAAAAAATCATCAGGCCGGACGGCGTGGCCCAGGTCTATAGACCCTGGGAATGGACTGTGGATATGAATGCAGCTGTTCTTGATCCCTATGATCCGAACGAGCTGGACCTGAAGGCCACCTTCACTTCACCCCGGGGACGGACCATGGAAATACCAGGCTTTCTTTATGCAGGCACCGTCACAGGCGTCGAGCCGGTGCGTGATGCTGTCTGGAAAATTCGCTTCACGCCGACCGAGCCGGGCGAATGGAGCTATCGCGTCTCGGTTAAAAACCGTGGGCAATTTGTTCAAAGCGAGATCTTCAGCTTCCGGGCCGAGACCGGCAGGGACGATGGCTTTATTCGGGTGGATCCGAAATCTCCCCAGTACTTCAGTTTTGATTCTGGACGCTTTTATTATCCGATCGGGCAGAACGTCGCTTGGCTTCCCTTCCAGGATTACGATCGCTACTTTGAGCGGATGGCGACGCACGGCGAGAACTGGGCCCGGATCTGGATGACGAACTGGAGCTTTGGCATTGAATGGAAACCTATGGGCCAATTCCAGGGGCTTGGCGCTTATAATTTGGAGCGGGCACAAAAACTCGATGAGCTTTTGGAGAAGGCGGACACCCATGACCTTTACCTGCAGCTGGTCTTTGATTTCCATGGAGCCTACAGCAGCAAGGTGAATCCGGAATGGTCGAACAATCCCTACAATGTGATCAACGGCGGATTTTTAGCCAGTCCTGATGAATTTTTCACCAACCCCGAGGCCAAGGTTGTTTATAAAAAACGTCTGCGCTATATCATAGCCCGATGGGCCGCGAGCCCCCGTGTGATGGCCTGGGAATTTTTCAACGAAGTGAGCTTCACTGATAATTTCAATGAGCGGAACGTCAACGCCTGGCATCTGGAAATGGCCAGCTATGTGAAACAGCTCGATCCCTATCAGCATCTTACCACCACCAGTTATGGTGGGGACGCCATGGGCGATGTCTATCAGCTGCCGGTGATCGACTTCTCGCAGTACCATATCTATGCGCAGAATGTTGTCAAGCAGCTGCCCCGCATCAACACCAAACTCAGCCAGTATAAAAAGCCGTATTTCATAGGCGAATTCGGCAGCGACGCGGCCAATGGCGGGGATGATCAGGATAAGACCGGCGTCTTTCTGCATGCGGGACTTTGGAGTCAGTTCATGCAGCCCGCCAGCGGCAACGCCATGCCCTGGTGGTGGGATTCCCATATTGAACCGAATAACCTTTACTATCACTTTGCGGGTCTCGCTCGCTTCGCCCAAGGCGTGGACCGGCGTCAGCACCCCTTCGTACCCTTCGCCCAGAAACTGCGCATGACGGTCGGGGATCAGACCTATGATTTTGATTTGATCGGGCTTCAGAGTCCCGATCTTTCCATGTTCTGGCTGTGCGATTCTCTGGGCATGAACCCAAAAGGAAGGCCCGAGCAGCTGGCCTATCAGGATGTGAAGATCGCTCTGCCCGACTTCAAGGATCAGCTCTATGACCTTGAATTCTGGGACACCTATCAGGGCAAGGTCATCGACACGGCGAAGCTGGAGCCGGACGGAGGCCGACTGGCTTTCGAGCTGCCGCGCTTCAGCAATGATATCGCGTTCAAGATCAGGCCTCGCCAAACACTGGCGAGACTGATCCGTTCGAATAAAAACCAATGA
- a CDS encoding glycoside hydrolase family 125 protein, with amino-acid sequence MGQSFTSRRPPEAQRCFKSPAVEHLIREIKDFLGHGELAWLFENCFPNTLDTTVFFDAEGPDTFIITGDILAMWLRDSCAQIWPYLPLMKEDQGLDRLVQGTIRRQVHCIHIDPYANAFYQDARMSPWQSDRTDMKPGVHERKWELDSLASFLRLSYGYWHHTGSTAVFDAAWVKAVRLICTVAEEQMGADRGQYYRFQRVSDIATETLPLSGQGNPGRPCGLVASGFRPSDDACIFPYLIPSNAMMVVNLRHAAELLQILGVEDLAETCNRLATTLGAGIHEWAVADAGDGPVFFYEVDGYGSRVFMDDANIPSLLSLPYLGYVSRNDPTYLRTRQKLWSRANPYFFQSEREDRRPEHEGIGSPHTGTGAIWPLSLMMYALTSERDDEIKKALRILMSSHAGTGFMHESFACGQPGNFTRSWFGWANSLFGELIVTLYRTQPELLLSFKA; translated from the coding sequence ATGGGACAATCCTTTACGAGCCGTCGGCCGCCGGAAGCGCAGCGCTGTTTCAAAAGTCCGGCGGTCGAGCATTTGATTCGGGAAATCAAGGACTTTCTGGGGCACGGGGAGTTAGCCTGGCTCTTTGAAAACTGCTTTCCCAACACCCTCGACACCACAGTTTTCTTTGATGCCGAGGGTCCTGACACCTTCATCATCACCGGGGATATCCTGGCCATGTGGCTGCGGGATTCCTGCGCTCAGATCTGGCCTTATCTGCCTTTGATGAAAGAGGACCAGGGCCTGGACCGTCTGGTCCAGGGCACGATTCGACGTCAGGTGCACTGCATTCACATTGATCCCTATGCCAACGCCTTCTATCAGGATGCGCGCATGAGTCCCTGGCAAAGCGATAGGACCGACATGAAGCCGGGCGTGCATGAACGAAAGTGGGAACTCGATAGTCTCGCCTCGTTCCTGCGTCTGTCCTATGGCTACTGGCATCATACCGGCAGCACAGCCGTCTTCGATGCCGCCTGGGTGAAGGCGGTTCGTCTCATCTGCACGGTAGCGGAAGAGCAGATGGGAGCGGACCGGGGTCAGTATTATCGCTTTCAAAGGGTGTCCGATATCGCGACCGAGACCCTGCCCCTCAGCGGCCAGGGCAACCCGGGGCGGCCCTGTGGTCTTGTGGCTTCGGGCTTTCGCCCTTCGGATGATGCCTGCATTTTTCCTTATCTCATTCCATCCAATGCCATGATGGTGGTGAACCTGCGGCACGCGGCCGAACTTCTTCAGATCCTGGGCGTCGAGGACCTTGCCGAAACGTGCAATCGGCTGGCGACGACGTTGGGTGCCGGGATTCATGAATGGGCTGTGGCTGATGCCGGCGACGGGCCGGTCTTTTTTTACGAGGTGGACGGCTATGGCAGCCGGGTTTTTATGGATGACGCCAACATCCCGAGTCTTCTCTCGCTCCCCTACCTCGGCTATGTTTCCCGGAATGATCCCACGTATCTGCGTACGAGGCAAAAGCTTTGGAGTCGGGCCAATCCCTATTTTTTCCAGAGCGAAAGAGAGGACAGAAGGCCGGAACACGAAGGCATAGGCAGCCCCCATACCGGAACTGGCGCCATCTGGCCTTTGAGTTTGATGATGTATGCTTTGACCAGTGAGCGTGATGATGAGATCAAAAAAGCCCTGCGGATCCTGATGAGCAGCCATGCGGGAACAGGCTTCATGCATGAATCCTTCGCCTGCGGTCAGCCCGGGAATTTCACGCGTTCCTGGTTCGGCTGGGCGAACTCGCTCTTCGGTGAGCTGATCGTTACCCTTTACCGCACGCAGCCCGAACTGCTTTTGAGTTTCAAGGCGTGA
- a CDS encoding RNA-binding protein, with product MSKKLFIGGLNFRTSEDVLRSVFEAIGEVEDVKIVTDYETGRSKGFGFVTFVDAAHASEAITQYDGQEVDGRRVKVSEAIDNRKRGPRDARSESF from the coding sequence ATGAGTAAAAAGTTGTTCATCGGTGGCTTGAATTTCAGAACCAGTGAAGACGTTCTGCGGAGCGTGTTCGAAGCCATCGGCGAGGTTGAAGATGTGAAGATCGTCACGGATTACGAAACAGGCCGCTCCAAAGGTTTTGGTTTCGTGACGTTCGTGGATGCTGCGCACGCCAGCGAAGCCATCACTCAGTACGATGGTCAGGAAGTCGATGGCCGCCGGGTCAAGGTTTCCGAAGCGATCGACAACAGAAAGCGTGGTCCCCGCGACGCGCGTTCCGAAAGTTTTTGA
- a CDS encoding response regulator — MIKGRVLLLDDDREILEICHEVLSAQGFEVSTFDDPMKALKALIEGHRTDVIITDFRMPGMNGLQFLEQLKLEGILTPTVMFTGVADKELAIKALNAGCHALIEKPVRNQELIHYAEQAIAYGRWENISGRLIQECRDLIRLLRSLSSVYETRFTQAENMVYQNKSTTSLKPVDIQGYLKNIAQGSSIEAEIENATELVEALTREHLELQARVRR; from the coding sequence ATGATTAAAGGCCGCGTCCTGCTGCTCGATGATGACCGTGAGATTCTTGAAATCTGCCATGAAGTTCTCAGCGCTCAGGGCTTTGAAGTCAGTACCTTCGACGATCCCATGAAGGCGCTCAAGGCACTCATCGAAGGGCACAGGACCGATGTCATCATTACGGACTTTCGTATGCCTGGGATGAATGGTCTGCAGTTCCTGGAGCAGCTTAAACTCGAAGGTATCCTGACGCCAACGGTCATGTTCACAGGTGTCGCCGATAAGGAACTGGCCATCAAAGCCCTGAATGCGGGCTGCCATGCCCTGATCGAAAAACCGGTGCGCAATCAGGAGCTGATTCATTATGCCGAGCAGGCTATTGCCTATGGCCGCTGGGAAAACATCAGCGGACGTCTGATTCAGGAATGCCGCGATCTGATCCGCCTTTTGCGCAGTCTCTCGTCTGTTTATGAAACGCGCTTCACTCAGGCCGAGAACATGGTCTATCAAAACAAGAGCACGACGTCTTTAAAGCCTGTCGACATCCAGGGCTATCTGAAAAATATCGCGCAGGGCAGTTCCATCGAAGCGGAAATTGAGAATGCGACTGAACTCGTGGAGGCTTTGACACGCGAGCATCTTGAACTGCAGGCCAGGGTCCGCCGCTGA
- a CDS encoding pitrilysin family protein: MRPVTSYTLPNGLKVLLYPDVREPTLTVNVVYKTGAKHEGPREYGMAHLLEHMAFQNTQNFRDIPRELERRGARFNANTNADRTTYYETLPASPQNLDYALAMEADRMSLALLTESALQQELVAVKKEWENSGRSGFQPLLQEMMAIAYPHHPYGRDTFGLEAGLLQARLEDIQAFYQRRYHPGLAVLSIGGAFAIEDAQRLIEKYFAPLLNRTATLDERAFELKPQFSERMIVIPKPGGPSYVGLIYRAMPGADPSFVAAQALVHCLSSHRDSPLQKKLIQTGLAREAFGFVQQSVDEGFIVFMAKPGPGRDARDLLQRLARLVESSAGSCQDKDLRRFQAENTAAWADVNRNVRAFTMQLGEFEVLGDWRLIQKEPIRSQELRLELVKNVARWLTPHNRTAGVLDPKSSHSLAGRRDRP, translated from the coding sequence ATGCGGCCAGTGACGAGCTATACGCTGCCTAACGGCCTGAAAGTTTTGCTCTATCCCGATGTCCGCGAACCCACTCTGACTGTCAATGTCGTCTACAAAACCGGCGCGAAACATGAAGGGCCTCGCGAATATGGAATGGCTCATCTTTTGGAGCACATGGCCTTTCAAAATACTCAAAATTTCCGTGATATCCCCCGTGAACTGGAACGCCGCGGCGCCCGCTTCAATGCCAACACCAACGCTGATCGCACCACCTATTACGAAACCCTGCCGGCCTCACCGCAGAATCTTGATTATGCTCTGGCCATGGAAGCTGATCGCATGAGCCTGGCTCTTTTAACGGAAAGCGCCCTGCAGCAGGAACTCGTGGCTGTGAAGAAAGAATGGGAGAACAGCGGCCGCTCGGGTTTTCAGCCCCTGCTTCAGGAGATGATGGCGATCGCCTATCCTCATCATCCCTATGGCCGTGATACCTTCGGTCTGGAGGCGGGCCTATTGCAGGCGCGCCTTGAGGATATTCAGGCTTTCTATCAAAGACGCTATCATCCTGGTCTCGCCGTATTGAGTATCGGCGGTGCCTTTGCGATCGAGGACGCGCAGCGCCTCATTGAAAAATATTTTGCTCCTCTTTTGAATCGGACTGCGACCCTTGATGAACGCGCGTTCGAGTTGAAGCCTCAGTTCAGCGAGAGAATGATCGTGATTCCCAAACCGGGCGGCCCATCCTATGTCGGCCTCATCTATCGCGCCATGCCGGGAGCGGATCCTTCCTTCGTCGCGGCTCAGGCTCTGGTGCATTGCCTCAGCAGCCACAGGGACAGTCCGCTTCAGAAGAAATTAATTCAGACGGGTTTGGCTCGGGAAGCTTTTGGATTCGTGCAGCAGTCGGTGGATGAAGGCTTCATCGTCTTCATGGCCAAACCCGGGCCGGGGCGTGATGCTCGCGACCTTCTTCAGCGCCTGGCGCGCCTTGTGGAATCATCCGCAGGAAGCTGCCAGGACAAGGATCTGCGTCGATTCCAGGCGGAGAACACGGCGGCCTGGGCCGATGTCAACCGCAATGTCCGCGCCTTCACCATGCAGCTGGGCGAATTCGAAGTGCTCGGCGATTGGCGCCTGATTCAGAAGGAACCCATACGGAGTCAGGAGCTTCGTTTGGAGCTAGTCAAAAATGTTGCACGCTGGCTGACGCCGCACAACCGGACGGCCGGTGTGCTTGATCCGAAGAGCAGTCACTCTCTCGCTGGACGCCGGGATCGGCCTTGA
- a CDS encoding J domain-containing protein, producing MLTALLRWMDPDQLFAVLLDQKPEGPRSDLPLARPPAIPDQVLLKKLIPADLYRDAMQAGWMGMHALSFALRYRVTELQLLFHLNHADVDHGLRQELLDSWQHMQGLESLPIFGFSPLGIHVSARPRGICRAFDAISLWSCHESTAGIFCAAHAAEAFWIPAAAASQQAIMFRYYADLQNFSLYGEADLEQMMGAFWKRYEAYAAEDMGAALEYFGFQEAKDLRALGATELRRKFLQLSMVHHPDRGGAEENFVRLQRHYQRLKLYLEAL from the coding sequence ATGCTGACAGCACTCCTCAGGTGGATGGATCCGGACCAGCTTTTCGCGGTTCTGCTCGATCAAAAACCCGAGGGGCCGCGCTCGGATCTGCCCCTGGCCCGGCCGCCTGCGATTCCCGATCAGGTGCTTTTAAAAAAACTGATTCCGGCTGATCTTTACCGGGATGCGATGCAGGCCGGATGGATGGGCATGCACGCGTTGAGCTTCGCGCTGCGTTATCGCGTGACGGAACTGCAGCTTCTCTTTCATCTGAATCATGCTGACGTCGATCATGGACTCCGCCAGGAACTTTTGGACAGCTGGCAACATATGCAGGGACTGGAGAGTCTGCCGATCTTTGGCTTTTCACCGCTTGGAATTCATGTGAGTGCAAGGCCGCGTGGAATCTGCCGGGCCTTTGATGCGATCTCGCTCTGGTCCTGTCATGAGTCCACCGCTGGTATATTCTGCGCAGCCCATGCCGCCGAAGCTTTCTGGATTCCCGCGGCCGCTGCGAGTCAACAGGCGATCATGTTTCGCTATTACGCGGATCTGCAAAATTTTTCTCTGTATGGAGAAGCGGATCTGGAGCAGATGATGGGCGCTTTTTGGAAGCGCTATGAAGCCTATGCAGCCGAGGATATGGGTGCGGCCCTGGAATACTTCGGATTTCAGGAGGCCAAGGATCTGCGCGCCTTGGGAGCTACAGAACTGCGCCGCAAATTTTTGCAGCTCTCCATGGTTCATCATCCCGATCGCGGGGGCGCCGAGGAAAACTTCGTCCGTCTCCAGCGGCACTATCAAAGACTGAAACTTTATCTTGAGGCGCTTTAA